The stretch of DNA AAGTATTTGGGTGGATATATCACAACCGCCAACAGTTTTAGCCCAGCAAATCATCGACAAGCTGCAAGTATCACATTAAATTTACTTAAAAACTTATAAATTTAATTATGTATGTAGATCCGCAAAAAATCACCGCAGAAAAATCCAGTATGCTGCATTCATCTAATCGGATGCTAGAAACTATACTGCGCGATCGCTATAAAATTCTTAAACAGTTAGGAAGCAGACAATTTTGCGATACTTATTTAGCTAAAGACGAGGATCTACCAGAACAACCTTTTTGCGTTGTTAAACAACTTAGTCCAAAAGATCTCGATCCTTTATTTTGGCCAACTGCTAAAAGATTATTTACTACTGAAGCTGAAGTATTACATCGTTTGGGTAAACACGATCAAATTCCCCAACTTTTAGCTTTATTTAAAGAAAATCAAGAATTTTATTTAGTTGAAGAGTTTATAGAAGGTAACGACTTAAGCGAAGAAATATCTGTAGGTAAACAGTGGAACGAGGAACAAGTTATTGTATTTCTTTACGAGATTTTAGGAATATTAGCTTTTGTTCATCAAAATCATGTCATTCACAGGGATATCAAGCCATCAAATTTAATTAGACGAAAAAAAGATGGCAAGATTGTTATAATTGATTTTGGTGCAGCAAAACAAATTCCCACAGATATTGCTACTTTCAAAGGGCAGACAAGCTTCACCGTAGCTATTGGTACTCCTGGTTATGTAGCCAACGAACAAGCCAATGGTAATCCCAAATTTAATAGTGATATTTATGCTACCGGAATAATTGCTATTCAGGCACTCACAGGAATACATCCTTTACCAAAAGATACAACAACGAATGAAATAATCTGGCGAAACCAAATTAATATCAACCCGGAATTAGCAGACATTTTAGATAAAATGGTACGTTACGACTTTCAAGAACGCTACCAATCAGCAGATGAAGTTTTGCAAGCAATTAAAAGTGTATTTGATCAAAAAATCTCTTCATCTTTAGTCGTTTCCCCTCCAGTATTACCATTAGCACCTGTTCCAAGCACACAATCACAAGTAAATAAATGGTCGCGAGGTGATTTAATCGCGGCTTCAGCACTGTTTTTTGCCTTGTTAGCATTTCTTTCTACATTAATTCAGTTACCAATATTTATTAAAATCTTAAAAGAAAATCAAGCAACAAATATAGCTAACCAACAACCTCAAACCCAGCTTGATACTAATTGGATTGATTATCACAATATAGAGCAAGGTATTAAAATTAAATATCCCGCAAACTGGGAAAGACAAGACATACAAAACCCTGTAACAGCAGAGGTAGTAATATTTCTTCCTGCTCAAGAAAGCGAGAATAATATATTCCCTACCAAGCTAGTTATTAAAGTTGAAGATTTATCAAAACGACCGATGACATTAGATGAATATACAAATTCAGTTATTTGGGAAATTAGGCAATTTCTGCAAGAGGCTAACATTATTAAATCTAGTTCAGCTACCTTAGCACATCGACCTGCCCATAAAATTGTTTACAGTGGAAAATATCAACAGTCAGAATTAGTTACTAACATGGAAGTATGGGCTTTAAAAAGTAATAAAGTTTACATTATTACTTATTCAGCCGATTCAAAAAAATATTCAGAGTCATTAGAAACCGCTAAACAAATGATTAAATCTTTTGAAATTGATTAAAATATTTAGCATATAAAAAAATAATTCCAAGTTTTAATTGCTGTTCAATGTATACAAATAACTGCAATTGAAATATAGTTTTTAATCATTAAAAAACTATCGTCAGTACAATCAACTCAAGTAGTTATTAAACTTTTATCAAAAAAATATTTTACAACTAAAAATAATAAATAATGTTAGGAACAACTATTAGAGAGCGATACAAAATTATTAAATACTTGGGCGGTAGTGGTTTAAGTGAAACTTATCTTGCAAAAGATATTTATTTACCTAAGAACTGCTACTGTGTAATCAAGCAAATTAATTATAGATTTGATAGTTCGTTTACTACAGAGGCAGCAAAATCTCGTTTAAAGAATCAAGCGAAAATACTTTATAGTTTAGGTAAACATGACAAAATCCCCAGATTATTAGCTGACTTTGAAGAAAATAATAAATTTTATTTAGTTTATGAATTTCTTGAGGACTTACACAATCGTAAATACCGATTTAGAACTTATATAAATAAACATATAAAAAGTGTAGCAGCCGTAAAGATCAAGCGATCGCCTCAGTGTGAAAAAAATCAACAGTTAATTTGGGATATTAATAATCAAAAACTAGAAGTAGAGAAAGCTGCTGGCAAAATATTTAAAACTCAGCAAGTTTTTTTTAATAATTGGTCGCGCAGTGAAATAACTACCTTAATGGCGCTGTTGATTACTGTTATAGCTTGTATGACATCTTTAGCTAGATTGCCGGAATCTATAAATCTAAGTGCTAAAAATCAACAAAGAGTTGCTGTTAATCAACAGTTTTTTAGACTAACTCCTAAGTTAATAATTTATCACAATATTCAAAATGGCATCAAAATTAAATATCCTGAAAATTGGGAAAGGCAAGATATCCACAATCCGGTTACTGGTGAAGTAGCTGTATTTATACCACCAGAGGAAGGTAATTCAGCACAGTCTCAAACAAAGATAATAATTAGAATTGAGGATTTATCTAAACAACCCATGTCCTTAGATGAATATACTAATTCGTCAATTTTGGAAATAAAAAATTTTTTGAGTAATGCTAAAATTGTTGAATCAAAATCAACTACAATTGCTCAATTTCCAGCCCATTTATTAATTTATAGTGGTCTTAATGAGCCATATAGTTTACCGACCAATTTAGAAGTTTGGACGTTAAAAAATAATAAAGCTTACATTATTACCTATACATCAACATCAGCTAAATATGAGGAATTTTTAGGGATAGCCAAAGAAATGATCGAGTCTTTGGAAATTTCATAATTAGGACTTACGTAAGCCGAAAACCTAGATCCCCCTAGTCCACTTTTTAGGGGATTTAGGGAGATATCTGCGTAAGGCATGATAATTTTATTTATAAGCAATAATACATCTATTGCTAGTTTTAGCGATCGCCTCACCTATTGACAACTGAGCGAATTGACTTCAAGGCAGGAAGCTTGGGATTAGAAGTATCTGATTCAACTTCTTGTAGCAACTGCTTGAGATTAACGTAAGCTTCGCCCTCGTAGTAGAAAATCAGTGAATTTGAACTGCTACTCAATTCAATGGGTCTACCCGCCGCACGCGCCCTCAGATTTAGTAAACGTTCTAGAACTAGCTGAGAATCGCTGCCAGTTTGAAGAGTTAGAATCACTGCATTCTTAGTACACTCACCGCCTGGATAGCTAGCAAGGCACAAAACAGGGTAGCGGTTAACAATACCAGTTCTAATAAATTTTAAAGTGCCGTTGTCGCTGAACCTTTGAAACTTGGCAGAAACATCCTGACACCGACGCATAGGGGTGTAGCTGACGCGGCTGAAATTATTTGAAACCCAGCGAATCATTGGTACTTCCCCACGTGAGGTTTGAACTAAAGTCGCTGGTACATTGTTGGCTGTGCCACAAAAAAAAGTATTGCCCTCAGCATAGCTGGGTTGAGTAATAGTAGCAGTTGAAAGAAGTGCGATCGCACTTACACTTACTGCCTGTGCAAATAACCTAATTTTCATAGTAATGCTACGGTTTGCCAAAAAATCGTGTTGATTAATTAGTATTATCTGAATATTTATGCAAATTTAGGTGATTTCTTAATTACGAATTCCATAGAAATGCAGCAATATATAAATTAAATGCGTAGTGAGATCATGGCGCAAACCAACCTAACCAACTATCCCTACCCTTCAGCGCGACGAGTAATTTTAGGCAAAAGGTACGCTGTAGCAACTAGCCAATCATTGGCAACTATGGCGGGAATGGAAATATTTTTAGCTGGAGGAAATGCTGTAGATGCTGCTATTGCGACTGCTATTGCCCTGACTGTTGTTGAACCAACTTCTAACGGTATTGGTGGAGACGCTTTTGCTTTAGTTTGGGATGGCAAGTTACATGGTTTAAATGCTTCTGGTAAAAGTCCTCAGCATCTCACTATTAATCATTTTGCAGAAATAAATCAAATTCCTCAGTTTGGCTGGCTACCCGTAACAGTACCAGGAGCAGTTTCAGGTTGGCGCAGTTTGTGGGAACGTTGGGGAAAGCTACCATTTGAACAACTGTTTGTACCAGCAATTCGCTATGCCGAGGAAGGTTTTCCAGTTTCACCCGTAACAGCACAAGCTTGGCAGCAAGCGGCAAATGTATACTTACCCCTTCAGGGTGCAGAATTTGAGTATTTTAAATCAGTATTCTTCCCAAAAAACCGCGCACCAGTAGCAGGGGAAATATGGGGAAGTAAAGTTCATGCTCAAACTTTAAAAGAAATTGCTTCTACTGGTGGTGAAAGCTTTTATCAAGGTAAACTTGCAGAGCAAATGGGTAATTTTGCTGCTGATACTAATGGACTTTTAACCGCAACTGACTTAGCAGCACACCGCCCAGAATGGGTAGAACCAATTTCTACAAATTACCGCGATCTGACAGTTTGGGAATTACCCCCTAATACTCAAGGAATAGCTACTTTAATCGCTTTAAATATCTTAGAAGGTTTTGATCTTGCTCGTTATCCCCGCGAATCTGTAGAAAGTTACCATTTGCAAATTGAAGCAATGAAGTTGGCATTTGCAGACTTGCATCGCTATGTTGCTGATTTGCGCTATTTAGATGTTTCTTTAGGACAACTTTTAGATTTAACTTATGCAGCAGAACGTCGTAAGTTAATTAAAGAAAATGCGATCGCACTAGCCCAAGCAGGTTTGCCCAAAGGCGGAACTGTGTATCTAGCAACCGCAGACGAAGATTTGATGGTTTCCTTTATCCAATCTAATTACAAAGGTTTTGGCAGTGGTATTCTCATTCCTGAGACTGGTATAGCACTGCATAATCGAGGATTAGGTTTTACCCTTGAAGCGGGGCATCCCAATCAATTAAGCCCAGGTAAACGACCATTTCACACCATTATTCCTGGTTTCCTGACACAAAACAATCAACCTTTAGGGTCGTTTGGTGTAATGGGAGCATCAATGCAACCACAAGGACATTTACAAGTAGTAGTTAATCTTGCAGACTATGGCATGAATCCTCAATCAGCTTTAGATGCTCCCAGATGGCAATTTGTTGCAGGAAACACAGTGCTTTTAGAGGAAAGTGTGCGATCGCAAATTGTGCCTGAATTAGCTAGGCGAGGTCACAACGTCCAGGTTAGCACTGCACAAGGAATATTTGGAAAAGGTCAGATTATTTTTAGACAAGGAGAAGTAATTGTAGCAGCTTCAGAACCCCGCGCGGATGGTTTGGCTCTTGCTCAATAAGAGACTTTTCGTATAAGTTAAGTTTTGGATAATTAACCACAGATAAAACACAGATGGACACAGATGTCCGCATAGCGTTGTCGCAGATTACACAGATAGAATAAGGAATTTTTGCAAGATGTTTAAGATGTTTTGCCACAATTTAGCGATTTTTAAATAGCAAGTTGCTTATTTAAAAACCATGTGACTTCAGGTAGATGATTTTTTTTATCGAAAATATTACTATTATTTCCAAAAATATTGTTGGCTATATTTTAGTAAGCCTAAGTGGGGGTCAAAATGTCATGGCAAGGTTGAGAGGTAAACAGACTGATAATAGCTTACCAATTCTGATTATATCACTTTTAATTTTAGGAGCCATAGTAGTACCTTTGCAATATTCCAACGCTATTAACTTGGTTGACGGTTTTGGAGATAATCAAGAAGATAGTCCTCCTACAAATAATGTTTCTCCACAACCAAGTGTTAACCAAGACACACTTGATAAAGTAGATAAAATTGACAAATAGGGGAAAAGATGCTTAAGGGAAATGACATAATTGGTATGCCAATTGTCGCTCATGATACAGGCGAACAAATTAAAGTAGTTAAAGATTTAATTTTTGATCATAATAGCAAACTGCTCGGATTTTTAGTAGCAGAAAAAAGCTTGTTTAAAGACACGCAGGTACTACCATTACATAGTGTTAAAGTTATTGGGAGAGATGTAATTATTGCTACCTCAGAAACTGCGATCGCATCAGCGTCGCGCCTACCTGAAATTCAACAAGCTTTAGAACCAAACATTGTGATGGGAGGTACAAAAATTGTTACAGAGGAAGGATACGACCTTGGTACAATTATCGACCTTTACTTTGACAAGCAAACAGCCTTAATAGAAGGCTATGAAGTTAGGGGTGGATTATTTGCAGATCCCCAATATCAAATATCCTTTGTCCCAGCACCCCATAACCTGAAAATTGGTGATGACGTGGCATTTGTGCCGCGTGATATTGCTGAAATGATGACAGAAAGGATTACTTTAATTAATACTCCAACCACATCTTATTCAGACAATCTATCATCAGTTAAATCCAATGAAACAATTAGCTTAAACAATAACACCGAAAATATTATCACTTCAAAAGGATCATTTATAGTTTCCGAAAATCAACCCTTGCCACCTGTTGCGGAGGTATATACAACAGATGGAAGTACTAATTTAGAAGCTAAAAAAGGACTTTTAGAGACTGCAACCACAAATGGCGATCAACTTCATGCAACTGAGGAAAATAGTAATGAGCAATCACAAACTGCAATTACCCTATATAGAGTAGAACAAACTGCGGGGTTGCGTGTGCGTTGCTCTATTAAAACTCAAGAAGGCATATATGTTGCTGCCTTGGGTCAAATAGTTACCGAAAAAGTCATTGCCCGCGCCACAATGTATCAACAAGAACGGGCATTAATTGATGCAGTTTGTACAACATCTTCTAGCAGCCATTCACCTGAAGAAGTAACAAGTATTCAGTTATATGGTGGCAAAGTTACAAAAAAAACTAGAGGTAATATTAGAGAACAACTTAGTAGCCTAATCAATCACTTTCAACAACAAGGTATAGACCAAGAAGTTAAGTTAATCAAAAAAGCTGTAGGGCGACGAGTTAACCGCGTCATTCTAGACAAAAACGACAATCTTATCCTTGATGTCGGTCAACTAATCACTTATCAAGCAATTGAACAAGCACGACGAGCTAACGTACTAGATATTTTACTGGATTCGGTAGATCACAAAAATCAAAAATTCCTCAAGGGAGATCGTCTAAGAACAAAAATTTATTAAATATTGCCCAACATAAAACAATTGTCTTAATAAATTTTATTTTCATGGTGCAAACACTATCTTGAGCAAAAAACTGTGTTTCAATCAAAATCTAGTCAGCAAGAAACCCTACCTCTGGGTATTCAACTTATGTTAGGAAAACTTTTGGGTGGGCGCTATAAAATTATCAGTCACCTGGGAGGTGGAGGATACGGTCAAACTTATTTGGCTGAAGATATACATTTACCTAATAATCCACGCTGCGTGGTTAAGCAACTTAAGCCTCAAATTACAGATGCGTGGAATTTACAAACAGCTAGTCGTTTATTTAATACAGAAGCCGAAGTTCTTTATAAATTGGGTAACCATTCCCAAATTCCCCGCCTTTTTGCTCACTTTGAGGAAAATAAAGAATTTTATCTTGTCCAAGAGTTTATTGATGGTACTGATCTGAGTCAAGAATTAACTCCTGGTCAACCCATAAGCGAATCACAAGTATTTGAGATTTTACAACAAACATTAGAAGTTTTAGACTTTGTTCATCAGCAACGGGTAATTCACCGCGATATTAATCCTCGAAATTTAATTAGACGTAAGCAAGATCGCAAGTTAGTTTTAATTGATTTTGGAGCCGTTAAACAAATTAGCACTAGGGTATTTAATGCCCAAACACAAGGTGGTGAGACAGTTGCTATTGGTACAGCAGGGTATATGCCCACTGAACAAGTGAACGGTCATCCGCGCTTCTGTAGCGATATATATGCACTCGGAGTAATTGCGGTTCAAGCTTTAACAGGGTTAGATCCCGCACGTAACCAATTACCGAGAGATCCCAAAACAGGTGAAATTTATTGGCGAAATCGAGCAGTAGTTAACCCTGGTTTGGCAAATATAATAGACCGAATGATTCTATCTAACTTTCAAAAGCGTTATCAGTCAACCAACGAAGTTATTCACGATTTAAATAACTGGAAAAGCTCTCAGGCAACTTTAAATCTGATTAACAATAATAATGCCGCTCCCTCAGAAATCAGTCCCCTACCTAGATCAAAGAATAAAAAATCTCTCCAACCCATACAACTAGGGCTAGGCTTGGCGGTTATTAGTATAATATTGTTGCTATTTAAGATATTTATATCCCAACAATCCCAAGCAGTTAAAACAAGTAATGATACAGCTAAAACAACTCTGAACAAATCTTCCGCAATTGATAGTAAACAAGCATTAATTCCGCCTGTCACTAGCCCCATCCCTGAATTTAGGTTATCTAGAAGTAAAGCTAATCGGGTGGCTAGATTTATCAAGCAAGGCGATCGCATGATTGAATCGGGGCAATATCAAGAGGCTCTCACCGCTTATAATAATGCTTTGGCTATCAAAGCAGCTTATGAGGAAGCTTATTGGGGTCGCTGTTATGCTTTTGCTAACTTGCAGCGATATCAAGAAGCAATTGAAGCTTGTAATAAGGCACTACAAACTAACCCAGACTATTACAAAGCTTGGTGGAGTAAAGGTAACGCTTTAGATGCCTTAAAACGTTATAATGAAGCCTTAGCACACTACGATCAGGCGCTAAAGATTAAGCCAGATTTTGCAGAAGCTTTGATTAATAAAGGTGCTACATTAACTTTTTTGCAGCGTTATGAAGAAGCACTTGCTAGCTACGATCAGGCTTTGAAAATTAAGCCAGATTTACCCGAAACTTGGAATAATAGGGGAATTGCATTAACTAATTTGAAACGGTATCCAGAAGCGATCGCATCTTTTGAAAAAGCAATTAAAATTAAGCCAAATTACCAACTGGCTCTTGAAAACCGCAAACAAGCGCAACAACAACTAGGGAAGTAACTCCGATGCGCTAATATTATTAAACTATTTATTCCTCGCAGATTGTGAACGCTTGTGGTTGGCAACGTTTAATACTAACTTTTATTCCTCGCGCTCCCTCACTTTGAAGGTCTTCAATATATCCAGAGCAATATTCCTTTGCTTCTCTAAGATTATCAAAATCTCCAAAATAATAAGTACATCTAGGGTAGGTTGTCTTAATTTCTACCCACCAATCTGTGTTAAAACCTTCAAAAAAGCCAATAGTTACATTTTTAATTATAGTGAAAATGTTCATTTTCTCAAAATAATTACTAATGAAAAAACTCAACTATCATTCTTATGCCAGCTAGTTTTTAAGGATTTTGTACTGAATATCAAGCATCTACATCGAAGAATAAATTTAGATTTTTAATTTGTTATCCCTCTGTGGATAGATGTGAGTTTTGGTATACATTATCACTTAAGTGTTATATATTTAATTTGTATGAATGGCTAAAGCATTGATATATTGCGATCCCATAATTTACTTATTTCTATTTAAGGATCGGGTAATCAGCAAATTGGGTACAAAAGAGAGAGGCTTTACACAATACAACTAGACAATATCAGAACAGCACCTATTGTTCAGGAGCGTCTAAATGTTTAGCTTTTACTCTAAAACTATACTTAGTCAATCTTTTCCACTAATTTCTAGTGTTGTTATTGGTGTTGGATTAATAATTTTAGGTTACTCGTTAGCTTAACCAGCAATTATATAAGGTGTTTGCTTCTAAATTTTATGTTTGAGCGAGAGAGGAGGGAGGAGAGAGGGTAAGAGTGTTTGATAACTTTTCTCTTAATTAAGAATGTACAAGTTTATTGGCGAGTTAGCTTAGTTTATCTAGCAATTAATAATCAAATACTGTTCAGTTAAAGCTGAAAATACTCAACTGTGTAGGTTTGGTTGACTCATAAAACCCAACATTTTCGAGGATTGGTTGCATTTTGCTCTCGCCTCAACCCAAGTCAAAAATTTGTTAACACTTATGCAAAAGGTTGAATAATTATAGATTAAGGAGAAGGTTGCTAGCAGCTTTAATAAGCAGTTAAATCAAAATATGCTCCCAATTGCTGAATCTTACTTGCGCGAATTTGTTGCCCCACAAGCAGCAGCGATTGATACTGATTCAAAAGTACTGCAAAATGCGATCGCAGGATTAGGCGATCGCTCTTTATTAGCGTTACGGGTTCCCAAAGTTTGGGGTGGCGCGGAAGTAGATCATCAAACATTCTGGGCATTTCAGGAAATGGTAGCCAGATATTCTGGTGCATTAGCCTTCTTGCAAACTCAGCATCAAAGCGCAGGTGCAATGCTTGTTAGTAGTAAGAATGAAGCCCTAAAACAACAATATCTTCCTAATATGGGCAGTGGTAAGTTATTAGTTGGTTTAGGCTTTTCTCAGTTGCGTCGTCAAGGTATCCCGCCAGTAAAAGCACTGCCTGTAGAGAAAGGATATCAACTAAACGGAGAAGTGCCTTGGGTAACAGGATGGGGATTTTTTCAAAATTTTATAGTTGGTGCTGTACTACCCGATAGTAGCAGTGTGTTTGGCATCCTACCTTTAAAAAACACATCCCAAATCGGAGGAGGCGAGATTTCCTTGAGTACTCCCCTACCTTTAGCTGCAATGGCATCAACCAACACTGTTA from Oculatellaceae cyanobacterium encodes:
- a CDS encoding protein kinase produces the protein MYVDPQKITAEKSSMLHSSNRMLETILRDRYKILKQLGSRQFCDTYLAKDEDLPEQPFCVVKQLSPKDLDPLFWPTAKRLFTTEAEVLHRLGKHDQIPQLLALFKENQEFYLVEEFIEGNDLSEEISVGKQWNEEQVIVFLYEILGILAFVHQNHVIHRDIKPSNLIRRKKDGKIVIIDFGAAKQIPTDIATFKGQTSFTVAIGTPGYVANEQANGNPKFNSDIYATGIIAIQALTGIHPLPKDTTTNEIIWRNQININPELADILDKMVRYDFQERYQSADEVLQAIKSVFDQKISSSLVVSPPVLPLAPVPSTQSQVNKWSRGDLIAASALFFALLAFLSTLIQLPIFIKILKENQATNIANQQPQTQLDTNWIDYHNIEQGIKIKYPANWERQDIQNPVTAEVVIFLPAQESENNIFPTKLVIKVEDLSKRPMTLDEYTNSVIWEIRQFLQEANIIKSSSATLAHRPAHKIVYSGKYQQSELVTNMEVWALKSNKVYIITYSADSKKYSESLETAKQMIKSFEID
- a CDS encoding PsbP-related protein, with protein sequence MLGTTIRERYKIIKYLGGSGLSETYLAKDIYLPKNCYCVIKQINYRFDSSFTTEAAKSRLKNQAKILYSLGKHDKIPRLLADFEENNKFYLVYEFLEDLHNRKYRFRTYINKHIKSVAAVKIKRSPQCEKNQQLIWDINNQKLEVEKAAGKIFKTQQVFFNNWSRSEITTLMALLITVIACMTSLARLPESINLSAKNQQRVAVNQQFFRLTPKLIIYHNIQNGIKIKYPENWERQDIHNPVTGEVAVFIPPEEGNSAQSQTKIIIRIEDLSKQPMSLDEYTNSSILEIKNFLSNAKIVESKSTTIAQFPAHLLIYSGLNEPYSLPTNLEVWTLKNNKAYIITYTSTSAKYEEFLGIAKEMIESLEIS
- a CDS encoding COP23 domain-containing protein, with amino-acid sequence MKIRLFAQAVSVSAIALLSTATITQPSYAEGNTFFCGTANNVPATLVQTSRGEVPMIRWVSNNFSRVSYTPMRRCQDVSAKFQRFSDNGTLKFIRTGIVNRYPVLCLASYPGGECTKNAVILTLQTGSDSQLVLERLLNLRARAAGRPIELSSSSNSLIFYYEGEAYVNLKQLLQEVESDTSNPKLPALKSIRSVVNR
- a CDS encoding gamma-glutamyltransferase family protein, translating into MAQTNLTNYPYPSARRVILGKRYAVATSQSLATMAGMEIFLAGGNAVDAAIATAIALTVVEPTSNGIGGDAFALVWDGKLHGLNASGKSPQHLTINHFAEINQIPQFGWLPVTVPGAVSGWRSLWERWGKLPFEQLFVPAIRYAEEGFPVSPVTAQAWQQAANVYLPLQGAEFEYFKSVFFPKNRAPVAGEIWGSKVHAQTLKEIASTGGESFYQGKLAEQMGNFAADTNGLLTATDLAAHRPEWVEPISTNYRDLTVWELPPNTQGIATLIALNILEGFDLARYPRESVESYHLQIEAMKLAFADLHRYVADLRYLDVSLGQLLDLTYAAERRKLIKENAIALAQAGLPKGGTVYLATADEDLMVSFIQSNYKGFGSGILIPETGIALHNRGLGFTLEAGHPNQLSPGKRPFHTIIPGFLTQNNQPLGSFGVMGASMQPQGHLQVVVNLADYGMNPQSALDAPRWQFVAGNTVLLEESVRSQIVPELARRGHNVQVSTAQGIFGKGQIIFRQGEVIVAASEPRADGLALAQ
- a CDS encoding PRC-barrel domain-containing protein, with translation MLKGNDIIGMPIVAHDTGEQIKVVKDLIFDHNSKLLGFLVAEKSLFKDTQVLPLHSVKVIGRDVIIATSETAIASASRLPEIQQALEPNIVMGGTKIVTEEGYDLGTIIDLYFDKQTALIEGYEVRGGLFADPQYQISFVPAPHNLKIGDDVAFVPRDIAEMMTERITLINTPTTSYSDNLSSVKSNETISLNNNTENIITSKGSFIVSENQPLPPVAEVYTTDGSTNLEAKKGLLETATTNGDQLHATEENSNEQSQTAITLYRVEQTAGLRVRCSIKTQEGIYVAALGQIVTEKVIARATMYQQERALIDAVCTTSSSSHSPEEVTSIQLYGGKVTKKTRGNIREQLSSLINHFQQQGIDQEVKLIKKAVGRRVNRVILDKNDNLILDVGQLITYQAIEQARRANVLDILLDSVDHKNQKFLKGDRLRTKIY
- a CDS encoding serine/threonine-protein kinase; the protein is MFQSKSSQQETLPLGIQLMLGKLLGGRYKIISHLGGGGYGQTYLAEDIHLPNNPRCVVKQLKPQITDAWNLQTASRLFNTEAEVLYKLGNHSQIPRLFAHFEENKEFYLVQEFIDGTDLSQELTPGQPISESQVFEILQQTLEVLDFVHQQRVIHRDINPRNLIRRKQDRKLVLIDFGAVKQISTRVFNAQTQGGETVAIGTAGYMPTEQVNGHPRFCSDIYALGVIAVQALTGLDPARNQLPRDPKTGEIYWRNRAVVNPGLANIIDRMILSNFQKRYQSTNEVIHDLNNWKSSQATLNLINNNNAAPSEISPLPRSKNKKSLQPIQLGLGLAVISIILLLFKIFISQQSQAVKTSNDTAKTTLNKSSAIDSKQALIPPVTSPIPEFRLSRSKANRVARFIKQGDRMIESGQYQEALTAYNNALAIKAAYEEAYWGRCYAFANLQRYQEAIEACNKALQTNPDYYKAWWSKGNALDALKRYNEALAHYDQALKIKPDFAEALINKGATLTFLQRYEEALASYDQALKIKPDLPETWNNRGIALTNLKRYPEAIASFEKAIKIKPNYQLALENRKQAQQQLGK
- a CDS encoding DUF1816 domain-containing protein, with amino-acid sequence MNIFTIIKNVTIGFFEGFNTDWWVEIKTTYPRCTYYFGDFDNLREAKEYCSGYIEDLQSEGARGIKVSIKRCQPQAFTICEE
- a CDS encoding acyl-CoA dehydrogenase family protein, which produces MLPIAESYLREFVAPQAAAIDTDSKVLQNAIAGLGDRSLLALRVPKVWGGAEVDHQTFWAFQEMVARYSGALAFLQTQHQSAGAMLVSSKNEALKQQYLPNMGSGKLLVGLGFSQLRRQGIPPVKALPVEKGYQLNGEVPWVTGWGFFQNFIVGAVLPDSSSVFGILPLKNTSQIGGGEISLSTPLPLAAMASTNTVTVRLSEWFLPAENVLFIKPASWIYENDKKNILNPGFFALGCARAGLDIVETTAKTKQLDFINQAFQSLNQELISCRAAMIENQQRDQQTIAEKLKLRAWAIDLAVRCAHAGVAVSSGAANNKYHPAQRVYREALMFTVVAQTTAVMEATLARLIRI